The following coding sequences are from one Musa acuminata AAA Group cultivar baxijiao chromosome BXJ2-4, Cavendish_Baxijiao_AAA, whole genome shotgun sequence window:
- the LOC103982146 gene encoding uncharacterized protein LOC103982146 isoform X2 codes for MVAGEKAKLLCSFGGDFVNQHGRSLYVGGKTRLVSIDRSASFRTFISKMSELCDVDPRCLDVRFQLPDSGLDSRLISVENDNDVRNMMEEFDSNRKIPIFLFIDKSEHSDDEIAVVYREPASEADIAETLRLSKLQRDSNCDRGRAAHRPAWSEYFSGILRKRLCEASAGRLKHVGCAAEGCTWRVHASKLPQVSTFRIRTLTPEHTCIRSNDAGHRQATAKWIANCIRDKLRQNRNYKPREIINDIHREYGVLITYKRAFLGRQKALEELHDEPGRDMVLADNDYEHIMDNTNEEIQTWSDLDDPPRKKRGYQPHQSKEVRALHCTRCNQIGHNRRTCTIPESIQGGIR; via the exons ATGGTGGCCGGTGAGAAGGCGAAGCTGCTCTGTAGCTTCGGCGGCGACTTCGTGAACCAACATGGGAGGTCGTTGTATGTTGGGGGGAAGACTAGGCTGGTCTCGATCGATCGGTCGGCGAGCTTCCGGACGTTTATTTCGAAGATGTCAGAACTCTGCGATGTCGATCCCCGCTGCCTGGATGTCAGATTTCAGCTCCCCGACAGCGGTCTCGACTCCCGACTTATCTCGGTCGAGAATGATAATGATGTGAGGAATATGATGGAGGAGTTCGATTCCAACAGAAAGATCCCAATTTTCCTCTTCATTGATAAGAGTGAGCATTCCGATGACGAGATTGCTGTTGTCTATAGGGAGCCTGCATCAGAAGCTGATATCGCAGAAACCCTCAG ATTGAGTAAACTGCAGAGAGACAGCAACTGTGATCGCGGAAGGGCCGCTCATCGGCCAGCATGGTCCGAGTACTTCAGTGGCATCCTCCGGAAGAGATTATGCGAGGCATCCGCCGGTCGGCTTAAGCATGTCGG GTGTGCTGCAGAAGGATGTACATGGCGGGTCCATGCATCGAAGCTCCCACAGGTCAGCACATTCAGAATAAGGACCCTGACACCAGAGCACACTTGTATAAGATCAAATGATGCTGGTCACAGGCAGGCAACTGCAAAGTGGATCGCCAATTGCATAAGAGATAAGCTCCGTCAAAATCGAAATTACAAACCGAGAGAAATTATAAATGACATTCATCGTGAGTATGGGGTGCTTATTACATACAAGAGGGCTTTCCTTGGTAGGCAGAAGGCATTGGAAGAGTTACATGATGAGCCAGGAAGGGATATGGTTCTGGCGGATAATGATTACGAGCATATCATGGATAACACCAATGAAGAAATTCAAACATGGAGCGATTTAGATGATCCTCCTAGAAAGAAACGAGGTTACCAGCCGCATCAGTCTAAGGAAGTGCGTGCATTGCATTGTACTAGATGTAACCAGATCGGGCATAATAGAAGAACCTGTACAATTCCTGAGTCAATTCAAG GTGGAATAAGGTAG
- the LOC103982146 gene encoding uncharacterized protein LOC103982146 isoform X1, translated as MVAGEKAKLLCSFGGDFVNQHGRSLYVGGKTRLVSIDRSASFRTFISKMSELCDVDPRCLDVRFQLPDSGLDSRLISVENDNDVRNMMEEFDSNRKIPIFLFIDKSEHSDDEIAVVYREPASEADIAETLRETATVIAEGPLIGQHGPSTSVASSGRDYARHPPVGLSMSGEMFRKDSQSLVVGQEYQDVQTFRNALTSAAIAANFELYMIRSDQRRVTARCAAEGCTWRVHASKLPQVSTFRIRTLTPEHTCIRSNDAGHRQATAKWIANCIRDKLRQNRNYKPREIINDIHREYGVLITYKRAFLGRQKALEELHDEPGRDMVLADNDYEHIMDNTNEEIQTWSDLDDPPRKKRGYQPHQSKEVRALHCTRCNQIGHNRRTCTIPESIQGGIR; from the exons ATGGTGGCCGGTGAGAAGGCGAAGCTGCTCTGTAGCTTCGGCGGCGACTTCGTGAACCAACATGGGAGGTCGTTGTATGTTGGGGGGAAGACTAGGCTGGTCTCGATCGATCGGTCGGCGAGCTTCCGGACGTTTATTTCGAAGATGTCAGAACTCTGCGATGTCGATCCCCGCTGCCTGGATGTCAGATTTCAGCTCCCCGACAGCGGTCTCGACTCCCGACTTATCTCGGTCGAGAATGATAATGATGTGAGGAATATGATGGAGGAGTTCGATTCCAACAGAAAGATCCCAATTTTCCTCTTCATTGATAAGAGTGAGCATTCCGATGACGAGATTGCTGTTGTCTATAGGGAGCCTGCATCAGAAGCTGATATCGCAGAAACCCTCAG AGAGACAGCAACTGTGATCGCGGAAGGGCCGCTCATCGGCCAGCATGGTCCGAGTACTTCAGTGGCATCCTCCGGAAGAGATTATGCGAGGCATCCGCCGGTCGGCTTAAGCATGTCGGGTGAGATGTTCAGGAAAGACTCTCAGTCATTAGTTGTTGGTCAAGAATATCAGGATGTGCAGACATTTCGCAATGCACTCACTAGTGCTGCCATTGCTGCAAATTTTGAGCTTTATATGATCCGGTCAGACCAGCGTCGTGTCACAGCAAG GTGTGCTGCAGAAGGATGTACATGGCGGGTCCATGCATCGAAGCTCCCACAGGTCAGCACATTCAGAATAAGGACCCTGACACCAGAGCACACTTGTATAAGATCAAATGATGCTGGTCACAGGCAGGCAACTGCAAAGTGGATCGCCAATTGCATAAGAGATAAGCTCCGTCAAAATCGAAATTACAAACCGAGAGAAATTATAAATGACATTCATCGTGAGTATGGGGTGCTTATTACATACAAGAGGGCTTTCCTTGGTAGGCAGAAGGCATTGGAAGAGTTACATGATGAGCCAGGAAGGGATATGGTTCTGGCGGATAATGATTACGAGCATATCATGGATAACACCAATGAAGAAATTCAAACATGGAGCGATTTAGATGATCCTCCTAGAAAGAAACGAGGTTACCAGCCGCATCAGTCTAAGGAAGTGCGTGCATTGCATTGTACTAGATGTAACCAGATCGGGCATAATAGAAGAACCTGTACAATTCCTGAGTCAATTCAAG GTGGAATAAGGTAG